Proteins encoded in a region of the Altererythrobacter ishigakiensis genome:
- a CDS encoding fatty acid--CoA ligase, with the protein MSSVDNPQVIGDIIRHHGREHEQDIAFEFAGDEMTFGRLDRRSNRCANALASLGVGKGDRVAYLGKNSHIYFEILAGAAKLGAVMTPVNWRLARPEVTYVVNDCQAKVLFVGPGFADFVRDIEAQLEHVTRIYGSEGPEGAFPGYPEWRGTFPATDPMVECTVEDDAIQLYTSGTTGHPKGAILTHGSIFSSRMNDVDESEKMDWQKTVPGEITLLAMPCFHISGTGTGLGTMFNGSKAIVLPEYDPTQALDLIENYNISKMFMVPAAIQILLNHPRIGEVDFSNLKYITYGASPIPLELMKQAMDVMGCGFVQMYGMTETSGTIVTLNPEDHVPEGSPRMRSVGTPLQDVEIKIIDNDGAEVPAGTIGEIATRSPKNMKGYWNRPEATAETIDADGWLRTGDAGYLDEDGYLYIQDRVKDMIISGGENVYPAEVENAVYAHPKVADVAVIGVPDEKWGEAVKACVVVKGGEELSEAEVIAHAREHIAGYKCPKSVDFIPELPRNPSGKILRKDLRAPYWEGKDRAVN; encoded by the coding sequence ATGTCGAGCGTCGACAACCCGCAAGTGATTGGTGACATTATCCGGCATCACGGCCGCGAGCACGAGCAAGACATTGCGTTCGAATTCGCTGGCGATGAGATGACTTTCGGCCGACTGGACCGCCGCAGCAATCGCTGTGCCAATGCGCTGGCTTCGCTGGGTGTTGGTAAGGGTGACCGCGTCGCTTACCTTGGCAAGAACTCGCATATCTATTTCGAGATACTGGCAGGTGCGGCGAAGCTGGGCGCGGTGATGACTCCGGTCAATTGGCGGTTGGCCCGCCCCGAAGTGACCTATGTGGTCAACGATTGTCAGGCCAAAGTTCTGTTTGTCGGGCCTGGGTTTGCGGATTTCGTCCGCGATATCGAAGCTCAGCTGGAACATGTCACTCGCATATACGGCTCCGAGGGTCCGGAAGGTGCATTCCCCGGATATCCCGAATGGCGCGGGACATTTCCCGCCACTGATCCGATGGTCGAATGCACCGTCGAAGATGACGCGATCCAGCTCTACACATCAGGCACAACTGGCCATCCCAAGGGCGCGATTCTGACGCATGGCTCGATCTTTTCCTCGCGCATGAACGATGTCGATGAGAGCGAAAAGATGGACTGGCAAAAGACCGTCCCTGGCGAAATCACGCTCCTTGCCATGCCATGTTTCCACATCAGTGGGACCGGCACGGGCCTAGGCACGATGTTCAATGGCTCCAAAGCGATTGTGCTGCCCGAATATGACCCGACGCAAGCGCTCGACCTGATCGAGAACTACAACATCTCCAAGATGTTCATGGTGCCCGCCGCGATCCAAATCCTGCTCAACCATCCGCGTATCGGCGAGGTCGATTTCTCCAATCTCAAATACATCACCTATGGCGCCTCGCCCATTCCGCTTGAGCTGATGAAGCAGGCGATGGATGTAATGGGGTGCGGCTTTGTTCAGATGTACGGCATGACTGAGACGTCAGGCACCATCGTGACGCTCAATCCAGAGGACCATGTCCCTGAAGGCAGCCCGCGCATGCGCAGCGTGGGAACACCGCTGCAAGATGTTGAAATCAAGATTATCGACAATGATGGGGCAGAGGTGCCGGCCGGAACCATCGGCGAGATTGCCACACGCAGCCCGAAGAACATGAAAGGTTACTGGAACAGGCCGGAAGCGACCGCAGAAACCATTGATGCCGATGGCTGGCTGCGCACTGGCGATGCCGGATATTTGGATGAAGACGGCTATCTCTACATTCAGGACCGGGTGAAAGACATGATCATTTCCGGCGGCGAGAATGTCTATCCCGCCGAAGTCGAAAACGCGGTCTATGCGCATCCCAAGGTTGCCGACGTGGCAGTGATCGGCGTGCCCGATGAAAAGTGGGGTGAAGCAGTGAAGGCCTGCGTCGTGGTGAAGGGTGGCGAGGAGCTATCCGAAGCCGAAGTGATCGCCCACGCACGCGAGCATATCGCGGGCTACAAATGCCCCAAGTCGGTCGACTTCATTCCCGAATTGCCGCGCAATCCAAGCGGCAAGATCCTGCGCAAGGACCTGCGCGCACCCTATTGGGAAGGTAAGGATCGTGCCGTCAACTAA
- a CDS encoding PaaI family thioesterase, translating into MSDANPPEGFEPANFSPGFLDHGGPYFLRAPTEGPRTVGLRIMPHHINYQDAAHGGVLTTLADVALSHAVFDSEQPHPGVATISLTTNFLAGAKLGDWLECEVSIDRMGGRVAYTSGHITRDGAPIATMSGVFAVKRKGEPK; encoded by the coding sequence ATGAGCGATGCGAACCCGCCCGAGGGCTTTGAGCCTGCCAATTTCTCGCCCGGCTTTCTGGACCATGGCGGGCCCTATTTTCTGCGCGCCCCTACGGAAGGCCCAAGAACAGTCGGCCTGCGGATCATGCCACATCACATCAACTATCAGGATGCGGCGCATGGCGGTGTGCTGACCACACTTGCTGACGTGGCGCTTAGCCATGCCGTCTTCGATAGCGAGCAGCCTCATCCCGGTGTGGCGACAATCTCGCTAACGACGAATTTTCTTGCCGGAGCGAAGCTGGGCGACTGGCTGGAGTGCGAAGTCAGCATAGACCGAATGGGTGGGCGTGTAGCCTATACCAGCGGGCATATAACGCGTGATGGTGCTCCCATCGCAACAATGAGCGGCGTGTTTGCGGTGAAGCGCAAGGGAGAACCGAAATGA
- a CDS encoding enoyl-CoA hydratase/isomerase family protein, with the protein MSKELLIETRGAIEIVTLDRPEKLNTMSASLIAALDAYFRGLQERLDIRVIVLRGAGRAFCAGLDLTPGSWPSDPGEGGIQAGWKTQRAIATVMQLMRQCPQPIIALGQGAACGGGFSLLLSSDVRIAASSLKMNAAYIKIGLGGCDMGSSYFLPRLVGASVAAEYILTGKFMHADKALQCGLVSEVVAEDALLEQGLKLAEEMLATSPMGLRLTKDALNRNIDAPSFEAALAIEDRQQVLLAQTEDFGEAKRAFAEKRAPVYKDR; encoded by the coding sequence ATGAGCAAGGAATTGCTGATCGAAACACGCGGAGCGATAGAGATCGTGACACTCGACCGCCCTGAGAAACTCAACACCATGAGTGCGTCGTTGATCGCAGCATTGGACGCCTATTTTCGTGGGCTGCAAGAGAGGCTCGATATACGCGTCATCGTGCTTCGCGGGGCAGGGCGCGCATTCTGCGCCGGGCTCGATCTGACGCCCGGCTCCTGGCCCTCTGATCCGGGCGAGGGCGGGATTCAGGCCGGGTGGAAGACCCAGCGCGCAATTGCAACGGTTATGCAATTGATGCGGCAATGCCCGCAGCCGATCATCGCCTTGGGTCAAGGCGCGGCCTGTGGTGGTGGCTTTTCGCTTTTGCTTTCAAGCGACGTCCGCATCGCTGCGTCCAGCCTGAAGATGAATGCGGCTTACATCAAGATCGGGCTTGGTGGCTGCGACATGGGCTCAAGCTATTTTCTTCCCCGGCTGGTCGGCGCGTCCGTTGCGGCGGAGTACATCCTGACCGGCAAATTCATGCATGCGGACAAGGCATTGCAATGCGGTCTGGTGAGCGAAGTTGTTGCGGAAGATGCGTTGCTGGAACAGGGCCTGAAGCTGGCGGAAGAGATGCTGGCGACATCGCCGATGGGTCTGCGGCTGACCAAGGACGCGCTTAATCGCAATATCGATGCGCCCAGCTTCGAGGCAGCACTGGCAATCGAAGACCGCCAGCAAGTGTTGCTTGCGCAGACCGAAGATTTTGGAGAGGCCAAGCGCGCCTTCGCGGAGAAGCGAGCGCCAGTTTACAAAGATCGTTAG
- a CDS encoding nuclear transport factor 2 family protein, which translates to MSMRLEDREAIRDVIAAYAHAIDRRRWDMMPQLFHSDATFGFGPVQGNWEEFVGQAQAIINPCLATQHQLGQTQFGFENDSCHTETYFTAMHTIPAGYPVPDVFPDKGKIYSAVIAGRYVDRFENRDGAWRIAERTGLYDWREFREVEGVDLSELPEGMAGFHDDRDPSTPTVSRWRG; encoded by the coding sequence ATGAGCATGCGCCTGGAAGACCGTGAAGCGATCCGCGACGTGATCGCTGCCTATGCCCATGCGATTGATCGGCGCCGGTGGGACATGATGCCGCAATTGTTCCATTCGGATGCGACATTTGGCTTCGGTCCGGTGCAAGGCAATTGGGAGGAATTTGTCGGTCAAGCACAGGCAATCATCAATCCATGCCTCGCCACTCAGCATCAGCTGGGCCAAACTCAGTTCGGATTTGAGAACGATAGCTGCCACACGGAAACCTATTTCACTGCGATGCACACGATCCCGGCCGGCTATCCCGTGCCGGACGTGTTTCCTGACAAGGGGAAAATCTATTCAGCGGTGATTGCCGGCCGTTATGTTGACCGGTTTGAAAATCGCGATGGCGCATGGCGTATTGCTGAGCGCACCGGCCTTTATGACTGGCGCGAGTTCCGCGAAGTCGAAGGCGTGGATTTGTCAGAGCTACCTGAAGGCATGGCCGGATTCCACGATGATCGCGACCCGTCAACGCCGACGGTCAGTCGTTGGCGCGGCTAG
- a CDS encoding NADP-dependent oxidoreductase, whose protein sequence is MTNRFWRIDARPQGTDFSDALQLVEAPVPSPEEGEIVIRNAMLSMDAGTRMWLTDRTDGYQPPLETGTPMTGLVIGEITASRHPDFSEGTLVRAFGQWADYSLVDPILAGAVKLDPAVKDKRAWFGPLGMNGWTALWGVEQTGAAKEGETVLVSAAAGATGILAVQIAGLLGCKAWGIAGGQDKCRFLTDVIGIDGAVDYKAADVDAQLDQIGGIDVYFDNVGGPMLDSVLTRMNHYGRVAVCGLVSDYSRGTRTSPKEFDQVLMRRLRIEGFFSPDFMDQGERLTAQLKEWVDSKALAMPYDTTTGLENTLSAYSKLFTGGNIGKVIVELEQ, encoded by the coding sequence ATGACAAACCGTTTCTGGCGTATCGATGCGCGGCCTCAAGGCACGGATTTCAGCGATGCTTTGCAGCTGGTCGAAGCGCCTGTTCCCAGCCCTGAAGAAGGTGAAATTGTTATTCGCAATGCCATGCTGTCGATGGACGCGGGCACGCGCATGTGGCTGACCGATCGCACGGATGGATATCAGCCGCCGTTGGAAACCGGAACGCCGATGACCGGCCTAGTGATCGGCGAAATCACCGCTTCGCGGCATCCGGATTTCTCTGAAGGGACACTGGTGCGCGCTTTCGGCCAATGGGCTGATTACAGCCTGGTCGATCCCATACTGGCCGGCGCGGTAAAGCTGGATCCGGCCGTGAAGGACAAGCGCGCCTGGTTCGGACCGCTCGGCATGAACGGGTGGACCGCGCTGTGGGGTGTTGAGCAAACCGGCGCAGCCAAGGAAGGCGAAACCGTGCTTGTCTCTGCCGCCGCAGGGGCGACCGGTATTCTGGCGGTGCAGATTGCTGGTCTGCTTGGCTGCAAGGCTTGGGGTATCGCAGGCGGGCAAGATAAGTGCCGTTTCCTGACCGATGTGATCGGGATCGATGGAGCGGTCGACTACAAGGCTGCAGACGTCGACGCGCAGCTTGATCAGATTGGTGGAATCGATGTCTATTTCGACAACGTGGGTGGACCAATGCTCGATTCTGTCCTGACGCGGATGAACCACTATGGCCGCGTGGCGGTGTGCGGATTGGTGTCCGATTATTCCAGGGGCACGCGCACCAGTCCGAAGGAATTTGACCAGGTTCTGATGCGGCGATTGCGCATCGAAGGCTTCTTCTCACCTGACTTCATGGATCAAGGAGAGCGGTTGACTGCACAACTCAAAGAATGGGTCGACAGCAAGGCACTGGCCATGCCCTATGATACGACGACGGGGCTGGAAAACACTCTTTCCGCGTACTCCAAGCTGTTTACCGGCGGTAATATCGGGAAAGTCATTGTGGAGTTGGAGCAATGA
- a CDS encoding SDR family oxidoreductase: protein MALITVIGASGRQGMAQVKQALAAGYDVRAISRQPEPFAGAKIEGIESVEVRPMDLYDTTSFKPALEGSDYIFYTHPLQARADRAVLIGDLGKVAAELDVKRVVWNTSSWIPDKPGDPFTYGENTKGINALWRSGAPGTVFGSVLFMDNLLTNWARPFIVNEGRYVYPHAPHLEANWISLDDVAKFMLASLERPDMEGAWLNIGGPKRMRGPEVAEVLTDTLGKPITYDPCTPQEFGDYLVRAAGDSMPEEMRTEFAAGIAAFYEYNNTAPTKPFAVDMDHVYERFPELEGKLEDMAEWAPKQDWGESNFRPAFG, encoded by the coding sequence ATGGCATTGATCACGGTTATCGGCGCGTCGGGCCGGCAGGGAATGGCGCAAGTCAAACAGGCACTGGCCGCCGGCTATGATGTTCGCGCAATTTCGCGGCAGCCAGAACCCTTTGCAGGCGCCAAGATTGAAGGGATCGAAAGTGTCGAGGTCCGTCCGATGGACTTATACGACACGACGTCGTTCAAGCCTGCGCTCGAAGGGTCAGACTACATCTTTTACACGCACCCGCTCCAAGCACGTGCAGACCGTGCCGTTCTGATCGGTGATCTGGGCAAGGTTGCTGCAGAGCTCGACGTGAAGCGCGTTGTCTGGAACACCTCCAGCTGGATTCCGGACAAGCCGGGTGACCCGTTCACATATGGTGAGAACACAAAGGGCATCAATGCGCTGTGGCGTTCCGGTGCGCCGGGCACTGTGTTTGGCTCCGTCCTGTTCATGGACAATCTGCTGACCAATTGGGCGCGGCCATTTATCGTCAACGAAGGACGCTATGTGTATCCACATGCCCCGCATCTGGAGGCGAACTGGATCAGCCTGGATGATGTGGCGAAGTTCATGCTCGCCAGCCTTGAGCGACCTGACATGGAAGGGGCCTGGCTGAATATCGGCGGGCCAAAGCGGATGCGCGGGCCCGAGGTCGCAGAAGTGCTTACCGACACTCTGGGCAAGCCGATCACTTATGATCCGTGCACCCCGCAGGAATTCGGCGATTATCTGGTGCGCGCGGCGGGTGACAGCATGCCGGAAGAAATGCGCACCGAGTTCGCGGCCGGTATCGCCGCGTTCTATGAATACAACAATACTGCGCCGACCAAGCCTTTTGCGGTCGATATGGACCATGTCTATGAGCGCTTCCCGGAGCTTGAGGGCAAGCTGGAAGACATGGCTGAATGGGCACCAAAGCAAGATTGGGGCGAGTCCAATTTCCGTCCTGCGTTTGGGTAA
- a CDS encoding SDR family NAD(P)-dependent oxidoreductase, with protein MSTRRVEGKVALVTGGASRPGLGYAIAKRLAEEGAEVILTDVDAQGVEESAALIREANLSATGMVHDVSSQADWDRVVDQILTDFGRIDILVNNAGILDIGEIDSEGAVAGLKRQLAVNVEGVFMGTQAAVKAMRSAANGGSIINISSVAGKVGFRGSASYAATKGAVKLMAKSVALETAAEGIRVNSVHPGIIRTNMAAAGLEDNAENYEAIEATIPIGRLGEPEDIANCVLFLASDEASYITGAEFVVDGGYIAQ; from the coding sequence GTGAGCACGCGGCGGGTTGAAGGCAAGGTCGCACTCGTTACAGGTGGGGCTTCGCGCCCCGGCCTCGGCTATGCCATTGCAAAGCGGCTCGCCGAAGAGGGTGCCGAGGTCATTCTGACTGACGTCGATGCGCAAGGGGTTGAAGAAAGCGCGGCGCTGATCAGAGAAGCAAATCTTTCAGCCACTGGTATGGTACATGATGTCTCCTCACAAGCCGATTGGGATCGGGTTGTCGATCAGATCCTGACAGACTTTGGTCGGATCGATATTCTGGTCAACAACGCCGGAATCCTCGACATTGGCGAGATTGATTCAGAAGGCGCTGTCGCCGGATTAAAGCGTCAACTCGCAGTGAATGTCGAGGGCGTCTTCATGGGTACGCAGGCAGCGGTGAAAGCCATGCGCTCTGCGGCCAACGGCGGCTCGATCATCAACATCTCATCCGTCGCCGGAAAAGTTGGTTTCAGGGGTAGCGCTTCCTACGCTGCAACCAAAGGCGCGGTGAAATTGATGGCCAAATCTGTCGCCCTGGAAACAGCGGCGGAGGGCATTCGCGTGAATTCGGTGCACCCTGGCATCATCCGGACCAATATGGCGGCGGCTGGCCTTGAGGATAACGCGGAGAATTACGAAGCAATAGAAGCGACAATTCCGATTGGGCGCTTGGGCGAGCCGGAAGACATTGCCAATTGCGTGCTGTTCTTGGCCTCTGACGAAGCCAGCTACATCACCGGCGCAGAATTCGTCGTCGATGGCGGTTATATCGCGCAGTAA
- a CDS encoding aromatic ring-hydroxylating oxygenase subunit alpha, with protein MSREQLIEMTRNLIAHGAADTMEYADDVVRVPASAYTDEALFEREKQQIFRRLPLMVAPSCEIPNVGDYKAMDICGVPLLLTRKKDGSVGAFLNMCKHRGNPLAEGTGNATRLMCGYHGWTYKNDGDLVGVASPQDFGAIDKAEFCLTRFPVYESAGLIWATLDPDSKLDIADYLCGYDDLLKAFEFDGWTLFAQRTLPGPNWKTAYDGYLDFYHLPVLHKDTFGADFYNRANYFAFGPHQRLSTPSKFAIKVSGDDDQQLDLEHLSDDEIPQEVLVQGVWTIFPHISIASFYGGGQRGAMISQLFPGNGVGESYTTQFYVMENKPETDADVKSAHEQFDFLEIVVRDEDYKTGKRQHEALQSGLLKEVLFGKNERGGQVFHQWVEKLTNASDEELLDIFAAEQREAAE; from the coding sequence GTGTCACGCGAACAATTGATCGAAATGACCCGCAATCTGATCGCGCATGGTGCGGCGGATACGATGGAATATGCCGACGATGTTGTGCGTGTACCTGCCTCGGCCTATACCGACGAAGCCCTGTTCGAGCGCGAGAAGCAGCAGATCTTCCGGCGTCTACCTCTAATGGTTGCGCCGAGCTGTGAGATCCCGAATGTGGGTGACTACAAAGCAATGGACATTTGCGGTGTGCCGCTGTTGCTGACGCGCAAGAAAGACGGCAGCGTCGGTGCATTCCTAAATATGTGCAAGCACCGCGGCAACCCGCTGGCCGAAGGGACAGGCAATGCCACACGCCTGATGTGCGGCTATCACGGTTGGACTTACAAGAATGACGGCGATCTGGTGGGCGTAGCCAGCCCGCAGGATTTCGGCGCGATCGACAAGGCGGAATTCTGCCTCACCCGCTTTCCCGTTTACGAAAGCGCCGGTTTGATCTGGGCAACACTCGATCCCGATTCCAAGCTCGATATTGCCGATTATCTGTGCGGCTATGATGATCTGCTGAAGGCGTTTGAATTCGATGGCTGGACCTTGTTCGCGCAGCGCACCTTGCCGGGGCCGAACTGGAAGACGGCCTATGACGGCTACCTCGATTTCTACCACTTGCCTGTGCTGCACAAAGACACGTTCGGCGCAGATTTCTATAACCGCGCGAACTACTTTGCGTTCGGCCCGCACCAGCGGCTGTCGACCCCATCGAAATTCGCGATCAAGGTGTCGGGTGACGATGACCAGCAACTGGATCTGGAACATCTCTCAGATGACGAGATCCCGCAGGAAGTACTGGTCCAGGGGGTTTGGACGATCTTTCCACACATCTCGATCGCCAGCTTCTACGGCGGCGGACAGCGCGGCGCGATGATCAGCCAGCTGTTCCCCGGCAATGGCGTGGGCGAAAGCTACACCACGCAGTTCTACGTGATGGAGAACAAGCCAGAGACGGATGCCGATGTAAAGTCAGCGCACGAACAGTTCGATTTTCTTGAGATCGTTGTGCGCGACGAAGACTACAAGACGGGCAAGCGTCAGCATGAGGCTCTGCAATCAGGGCTGCTGAAGGAAGTGCTATTCGGGAAGAACGAGCGCGGCGGGCAAGTCTTCCACCAATGGGTGGAGAAGCTCACCAATGCGAGCGATGAGGAATTGCTAGACATCTTCGCTGCCGAACAACGCGAAGCGGCGGAGTAA